Proteins encoded within one genomic window of Amorphoplanes friuliensis DSM 7358:
- a CDS encoding DUF2252 domain-containing protein, whose protein sequence is MDAVPVSPPPKGPFVLDTGRDDGFASLRAPGRPRAERYGLGRSLRERSPRTNLAHWTPAPDRADPVQQIIEAHEGRLSWLIPVRVGRMIASPYAFLRGSANIMADDFASLPHTGITPVICGDAHLGNFGFYASPERELVFDLNDFDEAHPGAWEWDLRRLVTSVWVAGRQNGFREHACSDAVKHCVEEYREQIGHLAAQPLLARSFDALDIDDLRKAATRASFREEIERAARRARRRTSDRALPRFTEQRDGTARLVQEPPLITRPSDTEIAYLSAALDGYLNTLPPHWARILAGYRIVDIAHKVVGVGSVGLRAYVALCEGSSPDDVVFLQLKQARRSVIAKHQHGEAAWHRHQGQRVVEYQQALQTVSDPLLGWATVGDQQFYVRQFRDMKGAIVVEDINAAALADYAGICGYLLAKSHARTSGASMIAGYIGGSDKLDDMLAKFARAYADQVESDHQRLVTAVRQGLLPAEYA, encoded by the coding sequence ATGGACGCTGTACCGGTTTCTCCGCCGCCGAAGGGCCCCTTCGTGCTCGACACCGGCCGCGACGACGGCTTCGCGTCGCTGCGCGCACCGGGCCGGCCGCGCGCCGAACGGTACGGGCTGGGCCGTTCCCTGCGTGAGCGGTCGCCGCGGACGAACCTTGCGCACTGGACGCCCGCGCCCGACCGCGCCGACCCGGTGCAGCAGATCATCGAGGCCCACGAGGGCCGGCTCTCCTGGCTGATCCCGGTCCGCGTCGGTCGCATGATCGCCTCGCCGTACGCGTTCCTGCGCGGCTCGGCCAACATCATGGCCGACGACTTCGCCTCGCTGCCGCACACCGGGATCACCCCGGTGATCTGCGGCGACGCCCACCTGGGCAACTTCGGCTTCTACGCCTCGCCCGAGCGTGAGCTGGTCTTCGACCTCAACGACTTCGACGAGGCCCACCCGGGCGCCTGGGAGTGGGACCTGCGCCGGCTCGTCACCAGCGTGTGGGTCGCCGGGCGGCAGAACGGCTTCCGCGAGCACGCCTGCTCCGACGCCGTGAAGCACTGCGTCGAGGAGTACCGCGAGCAGATCGGCCACCTCGCCGCGCAGCCCCTGCTGGCCCGCTCCTTCGACGCCCTCGACATCGACGACCTGCGCAAGGCGGCCACCAGGGCCAGCTTCCGCGAGGAGATCGAACGTGCCGCCCGCCGGGCCCGCCGCCGCACGAGCGACCGCGCCCTGCCGCGCTTCACCGAGCAGCGCGACGGCACCGCCCGGCTGGTGCAGGAGCCGCCGCTGATCACCCGGCCGAGCGACACCGAGATCGCGTACCTGTCGGCGGCACTCGACGGGTACCTCAACACCCTGCCGCCGCACTGGGCGCGGATCCTGGCCGGATATCGGATCGTGGACATCGCGCACAAGGTGGTCGGGGTCGGTTCGGTGGGACTGCGGGCGTACGTCGCATTGTGCGAGGGCAGCAGCCCGGACGACGTGGTGTTCCTGCAGCTCAAGCAGGCCCGCCGCTCGGTCATCGCCAAACACCAGCACGGCGAGGCGGCCTGGCACCGGCACCAGGGCCAGCGCGTCGTGGAATATCAGCAGGCGCTGCAGACGGTCAGCGACCCGCTGCTGGGCTGGGCCACGGTCGGCGACCAGCAGTTCTACGTGCGGCAGTTCCGCGACATGAAGGGCGCGATCGTCGTCGAGGACATCAACGCCGCCGCGCTCGCCGATTACGCGGGCATCTGTGGATATCTGCTGGCCAAGAGTCACGCCCGCACCAGCGGCGCGTCCATGATCGCGGGGTACATCGGCGGGAGCGACAAGCTCGACGACATGCTCGCGAAGTTCGCCCGCGCCTACGCGGACCAGGTCGAGAGCGACCACCAACGCCTGGTCACCGCGGTGCGCCAGGGCCTTCTTCCGGCGGAGTACGCATGA
- a CDS encoding pyridoxamine 5'-phosphate oxidase family protein, translating to MSGQLSLSSETVLQFWTERHLCTLTTLRADGSPHVVPVGATVDPEAGLLRVIASGGSAKVRHVRAGGGRVAICQVEGPRWSTIEGHAVVRDDPESVADAERRYAERYRQPRPNPERVVIEVTITKVLGSASLGAPR from the coding sequence ATGAGCGGCCAGCTGTCCCTGTCCTCCGAGACCGTCCTGCAGTTCTGGACGGAACGCCACCTGTGCACGCTGACCACGCTGCGGGCCGACGGGTCGCCGCACGTCGTACCGGTCGGCGCCACCGTGGACCCCGAGGCCGGCCTGCTGCGGGTGATCGCGTCGGGCGGCTCGGCCAAGGTCCGCCATGTCCGGGCGGGCGGCGGACGCGTGGCGATCTGCCAGGTCGAAGGGCCGCGCTGGAGCACGATCGAGGGCCACGCCGTGGTCCGGGACGACCCCGAGTCGGTGGCCGACGCCGAGCGGCGGTACGCCGAGCGTTACCGCCAGCCCCGCCCCAACCCCGAACGTGTGGTCATCGAGGTGACGATCACCAAGGTGCTCGGCTCAGCCAGCCTGGGTGCTCCGCGCTGA
- a CDS encoding acyltransferase family protein produces MTSATMPGSAAALAAATPAGRDRYVDLLRVVSLGVVIAGHWLMAVPVRDAGGTTRVTNVLALVPVLQPMTWLLQVMPVFFLVGGFAHATALASITRRGGGYADFARSRTSRLLRPTAVFAGVWLVLALAAALAGQDHGLVRVALRTVVQPLWFLGVYLGLVALAPVMWRLHRRFGAGVPVALLASAIVVDVLRFHGHPQVAILNLLLVWGAVHQLGFLYADGTLQRGGHKLALLLTGAGLAAVVLLTTVGPYPVSMVGVPGEKVSNMSPPTVALAAHAVWLIGLVLLLRGPATRWLARARVWKAVVAANGLAMTAFLWHLSAAFVVLVAIGGLSLGEPGTAAWWATRPLWLGAAALVTALLVLVFRRFDAARPTVITSAASWPAAIGAALCTLGVLGVSAVGFGGLLDGRTALLLVVPVTAPVTIALVAAGAGMLRIGARKSR; encoded by the coding sequence ATGACCTCCGCCACCATGCCCGGCTCCGCGGCCGCCCTCGCCGCCGCGACCCCGGCCGGCCGTGACCGCTACGTCGACCTCCTGCGGGTCGTCTCCCTCGGTGTTGTGATCGCCGGACACTGGCTCATGGCCGTACCGGTGCGGGACGCCGGCGGGACCACCCGGGTGACCAACGTCCTGGCCCTGGTCCCGGTCCTGCAGCCGATGACCTGGCTGCTGCAGGTGATGCCGGTGTTCTTCCTGGTCGGCGGTTTCGCCCACGCGACCGCGCTGGCATCGATCACCCGGCGCGGCGGCGGGTACGCGGACTTCGCGCGCTCCCGCACGAGCCGGCTGCTGCGGCCCACGGCGGTCTTCGCCGGCGTCTGGCTGGTCCTCGCGCTCGCTGCCGCGCTGGCCGGCCAGGACCACGGCCTGGTCCGGGTCGCCCTGCGTACGGTGGTGCAACCACTGTGGTTCCTCGGCGTCTACCTGGGACTGGTGGCCCTGGCCCCGGTGATGTGGCGTCTGCACCGCCGCTTCGGCGCGGGGGTGCCGGTGGCCCTGCTCGCGTCCGCGATCGTCGTCGACGTGCTGCGCTTCCACGGGCACCCGCAGGTGGCGATCCTCAACCTGCTGCTCGTCTGGGGCGCCGTCCACCAGCTCGGATTCCTGTACGCGGACGGCACGCTCCAGCGCGGCGGGCACAAGCTCGCCCTCCTGCTGACCGGTGCGGGGCTGGCGGCGGTTGTCCTGCTCACCACGGTCGGGCCGTACCCGGTGTCGATGGTGGGTGTGCCCGGCGAGAAGGTGTCCAACATGTCCCCGCCGACGGTGGCTCTCGCGGCGCACGCGGTGTGGCTGATCGGGCTCGTCCTGCTGCTGCGTGGCCCGGCGACGCGATGGCTGGCCCGGGCCCGGGTCTGGAAGGCCGTCGTCGCGGCGAACGGCCTGGCCATGACCGCGTTCCTGTGGCACCTGAGCGCGGCGTTCGTGGTGCTGGTGGCGATCGGCGGCCTGTCCCTCGGCGAGCCGGGCACCGCGGCGTGGTGGGCGACCCGGCCCCTGTGGCTCGGCGCGGCGGCGCTGGTCACGGCCCTGCTGGTGCTCGTCTTCCGGCGCTTCGACGCGGCCCGGCCCACAGTGATCACCTCGGCCGCGTCCTGGCCCGCGGCGATCGGGGCGGCGCTGTGCACCCTCGGCGTGCTCGGCGTCTCGGCGGTCGGCTTCGGCGGGCTGCTCGACGGGCGCACGGCGCTGCTGCTGGTCGTACCGGTCACGGCGCCCGTCACGATCGCCCTGGTCGCGGCCGGTGCCGGGATGCTGCGGATCGGCGCGCGGAAATCGCGATAG
- a CDS encoding LacI family DNA-binding transcriptional regulator: MTDVARLAGVSHQTVSRVLNDHPNVREQTRLRVRAAIAELGYRPNRAARALVTGRSQLIGIVAQNSTLYGPASLLAAFEQAAAEAGFAVSVGSVGRLDRESIAGAVERHLDQRVAGLVVIAPVKSADDALEDMPVGVPLVTIDGDPERSHTLVTVDQAAGARAATEHLLAAGHRTVWHISGPAEWYDAAWRIEGWRGALADAGAEVPPLVTGDWSASSGYDAGRMLARMPEVTAVFAANDHQALGLLRAFSEHGRRVPQDVSVVGFDDVPEAAFFIPPLTTVRPDFAAVAHAGLDLLLAQLTDEAAPPNRIVIAPSLVERASVGPPA; this comes from the coding sequence ATGACCGATGTCGCCCGTCTCGCCGGTGTCTCGCACCAGACCGTGTCGCGGGTCCTCAACGACCACCCCAACGTGCGCGAGCAGACCCGGCTGCGGGTGCGTGCCGCCATCGCCGAGCTGGGGTACCGCCCCAACCGCGCCGCCCGTGCCCTGGTCACCGGGCGCTCGCAGCTGATCGGCATCGTCGCGCAGAACAGCACGCTCTACGGTCCGGCGTCGCTGCTGGCCGCGTTCGAGCAGGCCGCGGCCGAGGCCGGTTTTGCCGTCAGCGTCGGCAGTGTCGGCCGCCTCGACCGCGAGTCGATCGCCGGTGCCGTCGAGCGCCACCTCGATCAGCGGGTCGCCGGTCTGGTGGTGATCGCGCCGGTGAAGTCCGCCGACGACGCCCTCGAGGACATGCCGGTCGGTGTCCCGCTCGTGACCATCGACGGCGACCCCGAGCGTTCGCACACGCTCGTGACCGTCGACCAGGCCGCCGGGGCGCGCGCCGCCACCGAGCATCTGCTGGCCGCCGGTCACCGCACGGTCTGGCACATCTCCGGACCGGCCGAGTGGTACGACGCGGCCTGGCGCATCGAGGGCTGGCGCGGCGCCCTCGCCGACGCCGGCGCCGAGGTGCCGCCGCTGGTGACGGGTGACTGGTCGGCCTCGTCGGGTTACGACGCCGGCCGCATGCTGGCCCGCATGCCCGAGGTGACCGCCGTTTTTGCCGCCAACGACCATCAGGCGCTGGGTCTGCTGCGGGCGTTCAGCGAGCACGGCCGGCGTGTGCCGCAGGACGTGAGTGTCGTCGGCTTCGACGACGTGCCCGAGGCGGCGTTCTTCATCCCGCCGCTGACCACCGTGCGACCGGACTTCGCCGCGGTCGCGCACGCGGGCCTGGACCTGCTCCTGGCTCAGCTCACCGACGAGGCCGCACCGCCGAACCGGATCGTGATCGCCCCGTCCCTGGTCGAGCGCGCGTCCGTCGGCCCGCCTGCGTAA
- a CDS encoding pirin family protein: MSSLEADPEVPAPASSAPAGTEVLEGAPVALGGPRGLEVTRTLPNKHRRMVGAWCFLDAYGPHDLGGSAGMRVGPHPHIGLQTVSWLVSGEILHRDSLGSLREVRPGQLNLMTAGRGISHSEETPDKHSALLQGVQLWVALPSSDREVGPSFAHHADLPVVTTGGLTATVLMGELAGAVSPATCYSPLVGAEITLAAGTDETLPLRPDFEYAVLTLDGAAGVEGTTLEPGPLLYLGDGRSQLRLSAAATTRLMLIGGEPFGEEIVMWWNFVGRDHEEIVAAREAWESRADGGRFGQVRGYAGPDIPAPPMPITRLVARGRTR, translated from the coding sequence GTGAGCAGTCTCGAAGCGGACCCCGAGGTCCCGGCACCGGCTTCCTCCGCACCCGCGGGCACCGAGGTGCTCGAAGGTGCGCCGGTGGCGCTCGGCGGGCCCCGCGGGCTCGAAGTCACCCGGACGCTGCCGAACAAGCACCGGCGGATGGTCGGCGCGTGGTGCTTCCTGGACGCGTACGGGCCGCACGACCTGGGCGGATCGGCGGGCATGCGCGTCGGTCCGCACCCGCACATCGGACTGCAGACGGTCAGCTGGCTGGTCTCCGGCGAGATCCTGCACCGCGACAGCCTCGGCAGCCTGCGGGAGGTCCGCCCCGGACAGCTCAACCTCATGACCGCGGGGCGCGGCATCTCGCACTCCGAGGAGACACCGGACAAGCACAGTGCGCTGCTGCAGGGCGTACAGCTGTGGGTGGCCCTGCCGAGCAGTGACCGGGAGGTGGGACCGTCCTTCGCCCACCACGCGGATCTCCCTGTCGTCACGACCGGCGGTCTGACCGCGACCGTCCTCATGGGTGAGCTGGCCGGCGCGGTCTCCCCCGCGACCTGCTACTCCCCGCTGGTGGGCGCGGAGATCACCCTCGCCGCCGGCACCGACGAGACCCTGCCCCTGAGACCCGATTTCGAGTACGCGGTACTGACGCTCGACGGTGCCGCCGGTGTCGAGGGCACCACCCTCGAGCCCGGCCCACTGCTCTACCTGGGCGACGGGCGTTCGCAGCTCCGCCTCAGCGCCGCAGCGACGACCCGGCTGATGCTGATCGGCGGCGAACCGTTCGGCGAGGAGATCGTCATGTGGTGGAACTTCGTCGGCCGCGATCACGAGGAGATCGTCGCCGCCCGCGAGGCGTGGGAGTCCAGGGCGGACGGCGGACGCTTCGGACAGGTACGCGGCTACGCCGGCCCGGACATCCCCGCGCCGCCGATGCCGATCACCCGTCTCGTGGCCCGCGGCCGTACGCGCTGA